The DNA segment CGCCGGTGGCCGGAATCACGCGGATGCCACGCGCCTCGCAGGACTTGACGTCGATATTGTCCAGCCCCACCCCAAGCCGGCCGACCACCCGCAGCGCGGGCGCGGCGTCGAGCAGTTCGGTATCGACCTGGGTGCGGTTGCGCACGATCAGCGCATCGGTCTGCGCCAAGGCGCCGAGCAGGGCATCGCGCTGGTCGACCCAGCCCGGTTCGTAGCGCAGCCGGACGCAAGCGTCCAGCACCGCCACGGCATCGGCGTCCATGAACTCGCTGATGCAGACCTGTTTCATCAGGCGGACTCGTGGATGCGCGTGAGCACGAACTCGCGGTGGCCCAGCGCTTCCGCGGCGGTCCAGCGGCCGTTGATGGTGGCCATCATGCATTCGAGCAGCTTGTCGCCGGTCTGGTCCAGCGTCTGCTCGCGCTGCAACAGGCCCGAGCAGTCCACGTCCATATGCTCGCTCATCAGGCGCACGGTGCGCGGATTGGCGCACAGCTTGATGACCGGCACGATCGGGTTGCCGATGACGTTGCCCTGGCCGGTCGGGAAGAAGTGCACGACATAGCCCGACGCCGCGCACAGCGTGACCATTTCCGCCGCGGCCGAGGACGAGTCCATGAACCACAGGCCGGGACCGGTCGGCTCTTCGGCCTTGTCCAGCACGCCGTCCACGGTGCATTTCTTGCCAATTTTCTGGATATTGCCGAGCGCTTTCTCTTCGATCGTGGTCAGGCCGCCGGCGATATTGCCCTTGGTCGGCTGCGATTCGGACAGATCGGTGGTCTTCCAGCGGTCGATCATGCCCTGGTAGCGGTTGAACATCTTCATGAAGTCGTCGCGCACCTTGTCGTTGGCGCAGCGCGCGGCCACGATATGCTCGCCGCCGGTGAGCTCAGAGGTCTCGCCGAATACCAGCGTGGTGCCCAGCGGATGCAGTTTGTCGAAGGCGTTGCCCACGGTCGGGTTGGCGCCGCAGCCGGAGGTGGTATCGGATTCGCCGCACTTGGTCGAGATCCACAGGTCGCTGATCGGGCACTCCACGCGGTGCAGGCCGGTGGCGTACTGCACGAATTCCTTGGCGGCCTTGGAGGCTCGCATGATGGTGTCGTGGTCGCCGTGGCCTTCGATGCCAAAGCCCACCACCGGCTTGCCGGTCTTGGCGATGCCGTCCACCACCTTCTTGGTCCAGCCATCCTCGATGCCGATCACCACCACGGCCGCCACGTTGGGGTTGCTGCCCGCGCCAATCAGGGTGCGGAAGTGCAGGTCGAGGTCGGGGCCGAACTGCAGGCGGCCGTACGGGTGCGGGATCGCCATCGTGCCCTTGATGGCGACGGCAACGGCTTCGGCAGCGGCGTTGGAGAGGTCGTCCAGCGGCAGGATGATGACGTGATTGCGCACGCCGACGCGGCCGTTGTCGCGGCGATAGCCCCGGAAGGTGGTCTGGTTGTCGATGACGGACATGGATGTTTTCTCGGTATGTGGTTTTGGGGGACGGGGCGCGGCTTACCAGCGCTTGGTCTTGATGTTGTGGACGTGGGCGTGGTCGCCGGCCGTGATGGGCGCAACCACCTTGCCGATGTCGATGCCGTACTTGAAGACGGTCTGGCCCACTTCCATGTCGCGCAGCGCGACCTTGTGGCCAATCGGAATGGGCTGCTTGGCAACCACCGTGATGACCTTGTCCTCGTCCATGATCCAGGCGTTCAGCTCGGTCCCGGCCTCGATCCCCTCGACCACCGCTACGGCGACCGTGTCTTTTGCATCGTGCAGCACTACGTGAATCATTGCTCCTCCTTGGTTTTTGTTACGGCGCAGCATGCGGTGAGCGGCAACCGATGGAACAAAGGATAGGTTCTCAATTCATTTGTGTCAACTATGTCATATGTATGAGTTGTATGAGTTAATCTCTGGTACATTCCAACTATCCAAAGAAAGCATCAAGCCATGAGCAACCTACGAGATATCCCCGCGCCCGGTGGCGTCCTCTACAAGGACGTGAAACGGCATGCATTGCAGGCGCTGGCCGATGGCGAATGGAAACCCGGCGAGGCGATACCGTCGGAGAAGAAGCTGGTCGAACGCTTCGGCGTGTCGATCGGCACGCTGCGCAAGGCCATCGACGAACTGGTGGCGGAAAACCTGCTGATCCGGCACCAGGGGCGGGGCACCTTCGTGGCCACGCACCGGCGCGACGATCATTTCTTCCGCTTCTTCAAGGTGGCCCACCTCGACGGCCATCGCGGCTACCCGACCGTGGAGCTGGAGTCGTTCCGCAAGATCAAGGCCGACAAGAGTGTGTGCACGCTGCTTGGGCTGGAGGCCGGCGCGCGCGCGTTTCAGCTAACCAACGTGCTGTCGCTGGATGAGCGGCCGGTGATGATCGACGACATCGTGCTGCCGGAGCGGCTGTTTGCCGGGCTGACCGAGGCGCAGTTACGCGGCCGGCCCAACACCTTGTACAACTTTTACCAGGAAGCGTTTGGCGTCAACGTGATCCAGACCGAGGAGCGGTTGCGCTCGGTGCTGGCCACGGAGCGGGAGCAGGCATTGCTCGGCGTGGAGCCGGGCGCGCCGCTGATGCGCATTCACCGCGTGGCGTTTTCCTACCACCGGCAGCCGGTGGAGTGGCGGGTGTCGACGTTGAACACGGAGGAGCACGAGTTCATCGTGTCGCAGATGCCGAAGGAAGAGAGCTGATTGGCGGTACGCCGCGCGGTATGGCTGTAACTGCTTAACCTCGGAGCCAGCTTCGAAGGCGGTTTGCTCCCTCTTGCGCTTGTGCGAGAGGGAGCAACTGCCTTCGTCATTGCAGGCGGCCTTGGCCTATCCTCCGGCTTCGGCTAATGCCTCGGGCCTTCATCCGCGCTCAGTGCGGCATGGCCGTGAAGTCCAGCGCGTTGGTCAGGTCGCCCATGGCCTTGCCCTTGTTGGCGAGCAGGGCGGTATCGCGTTGCTGCAGGCCCGGCAGGGTCGGCAGGACAAAGCGGCGGGTGATGAAGCGCAGCGCCGAGGCCGTGTCGTATTGCGTGTGGTCGATAAAGCCCTTCTTCGCATACGGCGACACCAGGATCGCCGGGATGCGCGTGCCCGGGCCCCAGCGGTCGCCGGTGGGCACCTGCGCGTGGTCGTAGAAACCGCCGTTTTCGTCGTAGGTGACGAGGATCAGCATGTTCTTCCACTGCGGGCTCTGCTGGAGCTGCGCGATCACGCTGGCGATATGCTTGTCGCCGTCGGCCACGCTTGCGTAGCCGGGGTGCTGGTTCAGGTTGCCCTGCGGCTTGTAGAAGGTGACCGCAGGCAGGTTGCCGGCGGCGGCGTCCTGCAGGAACTGGCTGTCGAAGTCCTTCAGGTGCGCGCTGCGGTTGGCGGCCTGGGTGACCGGGTCGAAGTTGGCGTAGTAGTTGAACGGCTGGTGGTGCGCCTGGAAGTTGGGCACGGTGTTGTTGTAGATGGCGGTCGGGTCCTGCGTGGCCTTGGCCCAGGCACCGGCGTACCAGGCCCAGCTCACGCCGCGCGCGTTCAGCAGGTCGCCGATGGTGGCCTGGGTCTGCGGCGGCAGCGTGGTCGCCTTGGTGGGGTCGGCGTAGAGGCCCGTGGCATCGGTGGCGGCGGGCTTGTTGCCGCTCGGCTGGTAGTCCGGCTGCATGGTGTTGACCGCGTAGAACATGCCGCTGGCGTCCTTGGGCGTCAGCGTGCTGTCGTTCTGGTACACCGCCTTGCCGGAGAGGACCGAGGCGGGGTTGCCGGTGCCGGGGGTCAGGCGCACGAAGTTGCCGTTGGCGTCGACGTCGATCGCGGAGATCGAGGCCTTGGCCGGCGAGGTGGCCGCGTCGGCGTTCGGGTACTGCGGCGCGCAGGCGCAGATCAGGTACTGGTGGTTCAGGAACGAGCCACCAAAGGCACCCATGTAGAAATTGTCGGCCAGCACATATTGCTTGGCGAGCTGCCACATCTGCATCTGGCTGCCGTCGTAATAGCCCATCGACAGGCCGCCCGCGTCCGAGAACGCGGCGTACTT comes from the Cupriavidus basilensis genome and includes:
- a CDS encoding UxaA family hydrolase, with translation MSVIDNQTTFRGYRRDNGRVGVRNHVIILPLDDLSNAAAEAVAVAIKGTMAIPHPYGRLQFGPDLDLHFRTLIGAGSNPNVAAVVVIGIEDGWTKKVVDGIAKTGKPVVGFGIEGHGDHDTIMRASKAAKEFVQYATGLHRVECPISDLWISTKCGESDTTSGCGANPTVGNAFDKLHPLGTTLVFGETSELTGGEHIVAARCANDKVRDDFMKMFNRYQGMIDRWKTTDLSESQPTKGNIAGGLTTIEEKALGNIQKIGKKCTVDGVLDKAEEPTGPGLWFMDSSSAAAEMVTLCAASGYVVHFFPTGQGNVIGNPIVPVIKLCANPRTVRLMSEHMDVDCSGLLQREQTLDQTGDKLLECMMATINGRWTAAEALGHREFVLTRIHESA
- a CDS encoding GntR family transcriptional regulator, whose protein sequence is MSNLRDIPAPGGVLYKDVKRHALQALADGEWKPGEAIPSEKKLVERFGVSIGTLRKAIDELVAENLLIRHQGRGTFVATHRRDDHFFRFFKVAHLDGHRGYPTVELESFRKIKADKSVCTLLGLEAGARAFQLTNVLSLDERPVMIDDIVLPERLFAGLTEAQLRGRPNTLYNFYQEAFGVNVIQTEERLRSVLATEREQALLGVEPGAPLMRIHRVAFSYHRQPVEWRVSTLNTEEHEFIVSQMPKEES
- a CDS encoding UxaA family hydrolase, whose product is MIHVVLHDAKDTVAVAVVEGIEAGTELNAWIMDEDKVITVVAKQPIPIGHKVALRDMEVGQTVFKYGIDIGKVVAPITAGDHAHVHNIKTKRW
- the acpA gene encoding acid phosphatase: MRRALRLYPLAAVAAATMAACGGSDSTAALTTSGVVTGSYFEHAKVCIDANNNGKCESTETSTYTDKNGAFTLTGQGAITAEIGSDAFRNDDTGGHAAVTRPLVFRAPASANGVISAITTELVALMESNGGDLTAAEARLAARIGVTADKLLADHNKEADKAIKATLQAEIDQTIDLIADSVAGGGDIAHALRDGVAKRVALDNIKTVVVIYAENRGFDNLYGLFPGANGIPGVNPASTGTVEPQKDFDGSVLPVLPPTWGGLTAAGQAVQLPQASTANWANKPFQIDTPLASGGVNGSGVEISQSVTTRDLVHRFYNNQMQINGGKNDKYAAFSDAGGLSMGYYDGSQMQMWQLAKQYVLADNFYMGAFGGSFLNHQYLICACAPQYPNADAATSPAKASISAIDVDANGNFVRLTPGTGNPASVLSGKAVYQNDSTLTPKDASGMFYAVNTMQPDYQPSGNKPAATDATGLYADPTKATTLPPQTQATIGDLLNARGVSWAWYAGAWAKATQDPTAIYNNTVPNFQAHHQPFNYYANFDPVTQAANRSAHLKDFDSQFLQDAAAGNLPAVTFYKPQGNLNQHPGYASVADGDKHIASVIAQLQQSPQWKNMLILVTYDENGGFYDHAQVPTGDRWGPGTRIPAILVSPYAKKGFIDHTQYDTASALRFITRRFVLPTLPGLQQRDTALLANKGKAMGDLTNALDFTAMPH